In Hydractinia symbiolongicarpus strain clone_291-10 chromosome 4, HSymV2.1, whole genome shotgun sequence, the following proteins share a genomic window:
- the LOC130642217 gene encoding E3 ubiquitin-protein ligase DZIP3-like has protein sequence MNSAVESYVHWAHFNYVIIKEGKYLLEILHDAKHGIPRNPRDLYYKLQQFKSSKPFSSLRGKKVLNHKQWQMIFPTSTDEIDSSKFDVTLIVLLIQYCTTIPEPRNGWRRPPSEDDYSMGACLLRFKNYRNKQVHNGHIGTNLVEIEEDWKELCDILKDLNPNFNSISYRKSFDMFVKESMGVLHCM, from the coding sequence ATGAATTCAGCAGTTGAATCATATGTTCACTGGGCTCATTTCAACTATGTTATTATAAAAGAAGGAAAATATTTGCTGGAGATACTCCATGATGCTAAACACGGAATTCCAAGGAATCCTCGTGATTTATACTACAAACTTCAGCAATTCAAATCATCCAAACCTTTTTCAAGCCTTCGGGGaaagaaagttttaaatcatAAGCAATGGCAGATGATATTTCCAACAAGCACAGACGAAATAGATTCGTCAAAGTTCGACGTAACTTTAATTGTGCTTTTAATTCAATATTGTACGACTATTCCAGAGCCTAGAAATGGGTGGAGACGCCCACCAAGCGAAGATGATTATAGTATGGGAGCATGTTTATTGAGATTCAAGAACTACAGAAACAAACAAGTACATAATGGACACATTGGAACTAATTTAGTGGAGATAGAAGAAGATTGGAAAGAACTATGTGACATTTTAAAGGACTTAAATCCAAACTTTAACAGCATTAGTTATCGTAAATCTTTTGACATGTTTGTTAAAGAATCTATGGGGGTGCTGCATTGCATGTGA
- the LOC130641134 gene encoding uncharacterized protein LOC130641134 gives MKVYIQITFTVQFKNNKKRTTGETLVKPQKKFVKKDSAAVDKRQPSLVEINYKVPQLNYQVDFSDVLREPRKAQNGKVENTAEEPPKDKVENTAEETPKTQNDEVENTFSFLKLLVSPGKPLPSFSPPTSTLSTSILPDLPFSPPSPARPLQSTPAVRTTLFPNYPEQTKQCTCDCAAMRQIIERLEKRLAALEGNAIALSANFIDDSDEALPSVQGLSPLKAMQRTNIDDDDFQINERLNRKKYKVDTAPTIEIPTEFWPIANEVRQGATSFKNFSYLLLAKLFDHKELVGRNCRGVKKPAIDGYKQDIVKAFCWKFYPTNMAAPGAWRDCQRAIDEFIRRSNRTKKNYKSCMLQS, from the exons ATGaaagtatatatacaaataacttTTACCGTtcagtttaaaaacaataaaaaacggacaacagGCGAAACATTAGTAAAACCTCAGAAGAAGTTCGTCAAAAAGGAT AGTGCAGCTGTTGATAAAAGACAACCTTCATTAGTAGAAATAAATTACAAAGTCCCACAACTAAATTACCAAGTTGATTTTAGTGATGTTTTACGAGAACCGCGGAAGGCACAAAATGGTAAAGTAGAAAACACCGCCGAAGAACCGCCAAAGGATAAAGTGGAAAACACCGCCGAAGAAACGCCGAAGACGCAAAACGATGAAGTTGAAAACACATTCTCCTTTCTAAAGTTATTGGTTTCACCTGGAAAACCACTGCCATCATTTTCGCCACCTACTTCGACACTATCCACTTCTATTCTTCCCGACCTACCTTTTTCTCCGCCTTCACCAGCCAGACCTCTGCAATCAACACCTGCCGTTAGAACAACACTTTTTCCGAATTATCCCGAGCAAACAAAGCAGTGCACGTGCGATTGTGCTGCTATGCGACAAATCATTGAAAGACTAGAAAAGCGACTAGCTGCGTTGGAAGGGAATGCAATTGCCTTATCCGCAAACTTTATCGACGACAGTGACGAAGCATTACCTTCAGTCCAGGGGTTGTCTCCACTAAAGGCGATGCAGAGGACGAATATTGATGATGACGATTTTCAAATAAATGAAagattaaatagaaaaaaatacaaggtGGACACAGCTCCTACTATAGAAATTCCGACCGAATTCTGGCCGATAGCCAATGAAGTGAGACAAGGGGCGACatctttcaaaaactttagCTATCTGTTGCTGGCTAAATTATTTGACCACAAGGAGCTTGTAGGAAGAAATTGTCGAGGAGTTAAAAAACCTGCGATTGATGGCTACAAACAAGATATTGTTAAAGCTTTTTGTTGGAAGTTTTATCCAACCAACATGGCTGCACCGGGTGCATGGAGGGACTGTCAACGTGCAATTGATGAATTTATACGACGTAGCAAcagaacaaagaaaaattataaatcatgCATGTTGcagtcataa
- the LOC130641135 gene encoding uncharacterized protein LOC130641135: protein MGAVKIKRLLIIGIVFVIITFYLFSTQFNAKKVELVKGSFMQVNLNIITNTISNWLGERVLGISYEKRFCKHVTKWNSSSKYPPVKIVAQQLNIHDGDSIFINGLHCGEWAVALKGTFPNIKLYGVDKDPDSIEYVRKLVNGTFEISEPFELHKSSFTVSFDHGIVDGIISVYSPDLQCKTVKQMIPMLKAGGSMYIGKNFEQCEEKAVESQLLTYLHIQVLSDCYWSKKCLHGRPDLVEILYSEESRMLDDEVKSETPLDYKKEELLNEMSRCATSIFIYKHIVISPDKKSNLLPASKYVSHKHDHKCTHSETVNSTNLNKLIDREGIKKAVMDMKIKGLDMH from the coding sequence ATGGgtgcagtaaaaattaaaagactTCTCATTATCGGCATTGTATTTGTAATTATCACTTTCTATTTATTTTCGACGCAGTTTAACGCAAAGAAAGTTGAGCTTGTTAAAGGAAGTTTTATGCAAGTGAATCTCAATATTATAACTAATACAATCTCGAATTGGTTAGGCGAACGTGTCTTAGGCATTTCATATGAAAAACGGTTCTGCAAGCATGTGACAAAATGGAACAGTAGTAGTAAATATCCGCCAGTAAAGATTGTGGCACAACAGTTAAATATTCATGATGGTGATAGCATTTTTATTAATGGCCTTCATTGCGGCGAGTGGGCTGTTGCGTTGAAAGGTACCTTTCCAAATATTAAACTGTATGGAGTCGACAAAGACCCTGATTCTATTGAATATGTACGTAAACTTGTTAATGGAACGTTTGAGATTTCTGAACCATTTGAACTGCATAAATCGAGTTTTACGGTTTCATTTGATCATGGTATTGTGGATGGAATTATTTCAGTTTATTCACCAGATCTGCAATGCAAAACAGTTAAACAAATGATTCCCATGTTAAAGGCGGGAGGCTCTATGTACATTGGTAAAAATTTTGAACAGTGTGAGGAAAAAGCAGTGGAAAGCCAGCTGCTAACATATTTGCATATTCAGGTTCTGTCAGATTGTTATTGGAGCAAGAAATGCTTGCATGGACGACCCGATCTTGTTGAGATTTTGTATTCTGAAGAAAGTCGCATGCTGGATGATGAAGTGAAGTCCGAAACTCCCCTCgattataaaaaagaagaacttTTAAACGAAATGTCTAGATGTGCAACGtccatatttatttacaaacatATAGTTATATCACCAGATAAGAAATCTAATTTATTACCAGCTTCAAAGTACGTTAGTCATAAACATGATCATAAATGTACACACTCTGAGACTGTGAATTCTactaatttaaataaattaattgatAGAGAAGGTATTAAGAAAGCTGTTATGGACATGAAAATTAAAGGGCTGGACATGCATTAA